The following DNA comes from Leptolyngbya sp. BL0902.
CCAATCCACCCCAAACCCTCTCAGGGATTGAAACACCATCGGCGCTGTGATTAGCTAGTCTCGATTTGGCTCCAATCCACCCCAAACCCTCTCAGGGATTGAAACATATTCTCGCCTATGACCAGACCGATCATGTATCCAGCGGGCTCCAATCCACCCCAAACCCTCTCAGGGATTGAAACCCAGGCGGGGTATCGGTGGACGTGCCGTACCGGATGCTCCAATCCACCCCAAACCCTCTCAGGGATTGAAACCAGTAGTCGCAACTCAATGGCCTTGCGGGCGTCGTTGCTCCAATCCACCCCAAACCCTCTCAGGGATTGAAACTGTTCATAGCGGTGCGGTGGACGGTAAGCCCCCAGCGCTCCAATCCACCCCAAACCCTCTCAGGGATTGAAACAGAAGATTGCTAATGCCATCAAACCAGTGCTTACGAGCTCCAATCCACCCCAAACCCTCTCAGGGATTGAAACGAGTAATCAGCTTACAGGGTGCAACGCTACACAATAGCTCCAATCCACCCCAAACCCTCTCAGGGATTGAAACAACCTCAAGTAGGTTGCAAATGAGCTTATGTGGTGGGCTCCAATCCACCCCAAACCCTCTCAGGGATTGAAACATTGGCCTAGTAGCGCTGGGGACGGCTTACCGTCGGCTCCAATCCACCCCAAACCCTCTCAGGGATTGAAACAATACTGACAGGCTATATTGAGTACATACCCGGCGCTCCAATCCACCCCAAACCCTCTCAGGGATTGAAACAGATTGGGGCGCGGGGCATTTCAGCAGCTCCCACAGGCTCCAATCCACCCCAAACCCTCTCAGGGATTGAAACTCACGCATCTCAAAGCTGCTGGTATCCACGGTGGCTCCAATCCACCCCAAACCCTCTCAGGGATTGAAACAGAATCCCGTGCGTCTCAGCAACGGCTTTTGGAACGCTCCAATCCACCCCAAACCCTCTCAGGGATTGAAACCATCAACTGCAATATAACCTTCAGGCAACTTACCGCTCCAATCCACCCCAAACCCTCTCAGGGATTGAAACATCGGCGGTGATTCGCCCAGCGCCACGGTCGGTTAGGCTCCAATCCACCCCAAACCCTCTCAGGGATTGAAACGCGGTGATGGTAGGGCGTGGGCATGGGGCAAATTCAGCTCCAATCCACCCCAAACCCTCTCAGGGATTGAAACTTTGAACTGAGCCTTGCTGATTTTGGTATAGAGAGCTCCAATCCACCCCAAACCCTCTCAGGGATTGAAACCCCAAATCGCTTGATTCCAACCTGATCCATACTCGCTCCAATCCACCCCAAACCCTCTCAGGGATTGAAACGGTATCGCTAACCGTATGGTTGAAAATGAATCGACGCTCCAATCCACCCCAAACCCTCTCAGGGATTGAAACAAACTGCATCCCTTCCTGCACGCCCCCAACGCCCAGGCTCCAATCCACCCCAAACCCTCTCAGGGATTGAAACAACGAGGGCAAACCCCTCGAAGGTGCGACCCCCATGCTCCAATCCACCCCAAACCCTCTCAGGGATTGAAACAGGAGGACACATGGGTTTAAGCTGTAGCGATTGCAGCAGCTCCAATCCACCCCAAACCCTCTCAGGGATTGAAACTTGTGTTCCCCTGCCAAAGCCGATACCATCGGTGAGCTCCAATCCACCCCAAACCCTCTCAGGGATTGAAACGCAAGGAGAGCATCTCATTCTTCGATTTGCAAACGCTCCAATCCACCCCAAACCCTCTCAGGGATTGAAACATGGGGTGGCCTCCTGTGATTCGTCGCACAGCACCAGCTCCAATCCACCCCAAACCCTCTCAGGGATTGAAACAGCGCAACCTTCACGACAAAGCCCCCGTTCGGGTCGCTCCAATCCACCCCAAACCCTCTCAGGGATTGAAACTTGGGATGGAGCATGAGTGCTGAGCGACTGTGTGGCTCCAATCCACCCCAAACCCTCTCAGGGATTGAAACTGTTACGGGCTTGCAGCCATGCCGCGATCAGCGAAAGCTCCAATCCACCCCAAACCCTCTCAGGGATTGAAACGCTGCCATCGTAAGTAGAACGACTGCTAAGAGGGAGCTCCAATCCACCCCAAACCCTCTCAGGGATTGAAACATGGCACTAACATGGAATTACTGGAGAACGAACAAAGGCTCCAATCCACCCCAAACCCTCTCAGGGATTGACGAAACAGCCGATAGCTCCAAATTAGCCCCGCACTCACCGACCCTGCCGCTTGGGTGAGCCTGGGCCAGGTCTTGAGTAGGGGCAAGGGATTATTTGAATTTTGGCCTAAAATCGCAGCTTTGCCAGCTTAGAGCCAGGTATAAGCTTTTATAAGGAAGGTAGTGTGAGATGAAAATGAACTAGAGGCACGCTTTTAGGGTGCCTCTAGTTCGACTTAGGAAACGACTCGTGAGCTGAATATCCCATGACGTTGAATCGCCAACGACTCCTGCGCTACGCAGAATATGCTGCCGTTTCGGCCTCTGTTGCAGGGGCGATTGCAGCCGTGGCCACCCGCCAACTGGTCTACGGCGTTGCGCCTCTCTCGGTTGCTGCTGCTCTAAACCTGGCTAACCGCCGTCAGTGGGAGCAGCAGATTGAGCAACGTCTGACCCAGACCACCACCCAGATTAGTCAAAGCTTCGATGCTCTGGTTCAACAAAATCGGCAGTTGGATCAACGCCTGCAGGCGATACCCGATATCTCCATCGAAAACTTTGCCCAGGTCAGCGACCTACAGACCCTCAGGGAAGACAGTTCTCGGCTATTTCAGCAACTTTCGGATGACCTCCAAAACCTGCGACAAAATCTGGCTCAGCAGGAAAGAGGGATAGACCGTTCCGAACTGAATGCGATCACGGCTGATCTCCAGCAATTGAGGGTGACCCTAGCGGCCCTGGAATCCCTGAATGTTGACGAGCGACTTCAGCAACTTTCGGATGACCTCCAAAACCTGACTCGACAGGAAAGGGGAATCGACCGTTCCGACCTGAATGCGATCACCGCTGATCTCCAGCGACTGAAGGCGAACCTAGCGGCCCTGGAATCTCTGAATGTTGACGAGCGACTTCAGAGACTAGATCGACAAGTCGTTGAAGAACGGACAGGTGTAGAGGAATCCATCGCGCTTTTCAGGACTGACTTCGATCAGCTTCGCAATGACCTTCACCAAGTCCAATCTGACCTGGTAGGTTTGCAAGATTTAGTTGGGGAATTTCTTTCTACAACAGCTTTTCCTCAACCTGATGCTGGATTTCAGTGGCAACCTCCTCAACTTCCCTACACTGACGATTTCACCCTTGAAATCAACCTGGGAATTGACTTTGGTACCGGCTTTACAAAGGTCTGTTTTCGCGATTTAGCCAGCAATCGATCTGAGATTGTTACCTTTTCAGACACAGATAAGAGTGAGCTACAACAAGCCCTGTTGCCTACGAAGATAGCCATCCTGGAAGATGGAAAACTACTGACGGGGCTGACAGCTGCTGAATGGGATTCTAACCCTAAACCCGTCCAGAAAATGCTGGAATTTCTCAAAATGCGGTTGGCTCATCTGGATCTGCCCGAAGAAGAAAACTGGCGGTTAGAGCAAATTCCAGAATTAGATAATCCTGACACAGTAGAGTACCTCTGCGCCTACTATCTGAGTCGCGTCATTACCCGTGCTCAACACTGGATTCAACACCATCGATCGGACTTATTTATCCATCAGGTTACTCGATGGAGTTTGAACATTGGCGTTCCGGTGGAGTATTGCGAATCGCCTGCGCTGGAACGATTTCGTCGAGTTCTTTCCCTGGCGTGGCTGATCGCCAATACCCCATCTGCTCAGGATCCTCTGACCCTGAATGCCTTAAATGATTTAGGCACCTATCTACGTCATTGGATGCAGGACAAGTTACAGGGCGACCTGGACTGTTTTACCACCCCCGAAATTTCGGCGGCCGTTTGGTCATTCCTCAGTTCACGACAGGCGGTAGAAAAGGTCTATACCTTCTTTGATTTTGGCGATGGTACCCTCGATGGCACGGCCTTTCGATTCTGGCGAGAGGGTGAGGGTGATCTGAAAGTAGACTTTTATGCTGGCCGGGTTCAGCCTTTGGGGGTAACGGCCTTTACCCAACAAACGGCTCAAGAAATCCAGGCTTCCCCAGAGACCATTCGTCAAGCCCTCTTGGCATGGGAGTTGACGCCAAACCACGATCTCCACACCACTCTGCAAACTTGTCAAACCCGGCATCGGGTACAGAAACTGGTTGCATCTGTCGTCATGGATGGTAAGAAAAAGCATCAAGGCAACCGAGGTTACCTGATCGCTAGGAACGAGCTAGGCAAACAACTCGATGTGTTTGTTGGCGGTGGTGGTGGCCACAATGCGTTTCTCCAAAATACAGTCCAAGACACCCACGCTGCTTTCAAGCATGACAGTGCCGGGATTCCTCCCTATCGCATCAAGCAAATCCCTGTTCCCAGCGATCTCACGACCAATGGCCTAGCACCTGAAGAATTTCATCGCTTTGCAGTTGCCTACGGACTCTGTATCCCAGCGTGGGAAGGACCTGAAATTCGGCTTCCTAGGCAGGTGGAGTGGAATGCAAAGCCCCCATCCACCGAAGACAGTCCCATTCCCCGCTATGAAGACACCCGTGACATGATGTAGGCCCGGTTGCAGCCATATTTTCCAGCCAAAAGGCTTCTAGGCTGCGTTACCGTCCACCTTTGTCAATGATGCCCTGTTAGAACCTACCGCATCTAGCTATGAATGATTGGAATCCAGAGATTCCTGGCCAAGCCGTCAGAATTCGCTCCAACCCTGGCCAGCGAGGGCTCACCACTGGCAGAGTCCAGAAGGCCGGGACTCGCCTGTTGGTACAGGTGCAGTTTGGCCCCAACGAAAGAACCTACAAACCCCAAAATCTGCTAGAACTCTGCGGTGAGGATGACGGCATCGAATCTCTGCTGCGGCAGAAGCGGTTTGGGGGGCCTGACGACCTCCGGCGCATTCTCACCTTTGAGAAGGTCAAAGGCCAGCTCACCAACGTCTTCTACAGCATGGAGGCGAGCAAGACCGACTTCTACGCCCACCAGTTCAAGCCGGTTCTTAAATTCCTCAACTCCCCGGTGGGTCGGCTGCTGATTGCCGATGAAGTGGGTTTGGGCAAGACCATTGAGGCCATGTACATCTGGAAAGAACTCCAGGCCAGAGCCGATGCCCGACGGCTGCTCATTGTCTGTCCGGCGATGCTGCGCCAAAAGTGGCAGGATGACCTGCGCCAGCGGTTCAACATCTTCGCCGAAATTGTCGATGCCAAAGATCTGCTGCTGCGGGCCAGAACCTGCCTAGAAACCCAGCAGGCCCAGCCCTTTGCCTGCATCGCTAGCCTCGAAGGGCTACGTCCAGGCCGGAACTGGGAAGACGAAGCGGTCACAAATCCCCGATCCGAACTGGCCCGATTACTCGATTCTAACCCCGCCACCGATGAATTCGGCATCTTTGACCTCGCCATCTTTGACGAAGCCCATTACCTCAGGAATGCCAGCACCGCCAGTAACCGCATCGGTCGCCTCATTCGCGATGCCTCTCGCCATCTGATTCTGCTGACGGCAACTCCGGTGCAGGTTCACAGCAACAACCTCTATCAGCTCTTGAGGCTGATCAGCCCAGAAGACTTCTTCAATGAGCTGATTTTTGAAGCCATGCTGGAGGCGAATAGTCCAGTCATTCGAGCGTTGCGATCCCTCTGGACTCATCCCCCCCAGCTAGAGCAGGCCAAAGCCGAGCTGGCAACGGCTGTTAGGTCTGACTATCTGGCTAGTAATCGCCTTTTGCACACTGTGCGCGACGTGCTGGCAGATGCTGACACCCTCACCGCAGAACAGCGAGTTGACCTGGGCTATAAGCTCGAAAAGCTTTCATTGCTGGGCCAATACATTAGCCGCAGCCGTAAGCGGGACGTGCTCCCAAATCGCGTTAAGCGTGCCCCCCAAACCCTGACGGTCAGGTTTTCCCCGCTAGAGAAAGAGATTTACGACCACATCACCGACCAGATCAAACAGCAAACCCAGGGAAAGCGTGGCGTTTCTGTTTTTAGGCTCATTGCCCGTCAGCGGCAAATGGCCAGCTGCATGGTTGCCGCTCTCGAAGCCTGGAAAGCCGACGGCCTTTTGGACGATCTGATTAACGAATCCCTCTGGGAGGATTTTGGCCTGTCATCAGACCTGGACAGTGACACCCATGGCCAAACCTCGCCATCCCTACCGTTTCCTAACCTCCGACAAGTCAACCTAGCAGACCTGGAACACCAGGACGCTAAATATCGAGAACTGCGGAAATTTCTGCAGCGAGAACTCGCGAAAAATCCCACAGAGAAGTTTGTCATCTTTGCCTACTTTCGAGGCACCCTCCAATATCTGCAACGGCGTCTAGAATCCGACGGTATTACCACCAGTCTGATCATGGGCGATATGGGCGATGCCAAGTGGGATATCGTCAACCACTTTAGACAGGACAATGGCCCTGCCGTACTTCTATCCTCCGAAGTCGGCAGCGAGGGGATTGACTTACAGCACTGCCGTTTCTTGGTGAACTATGACCTGCCTTGGAACCCCATGAAGGTAGAGCAGCGTATCGGTCGTCTAGATCGTTTGGGCCAAAAAGCAGAGCGAATTTCTATCGTGAACTTCAGTCTAGAAGATACCGTCGAAGAGCGTATCCTAGAGCGATTGTATGAACATATCCAAGTCTTTCAAGAAAGCATCGGAGACCTGGAAAATATCCTAGGTGCCATGACCGAAAAACTCCTGATTGAGCTGTTTGATGTCAACCTCACCCCCCAGGAAAAAGAACAGCGAGCTACTGAAACCGTGATGGCGCTCTTGAAAGAGCGGACCTTGCGGAATGAGTTGGAAACCGAAGCCATTAACATGATGGCCTTCTCAGACCACATCCTCCGTTCGATTATCGATAGTCGCGAACAGGGACGCTGGCTACAGCCTGAAGAGGTTCATGTCTTTGTCGAGGACTGTTTTTCCCGCTATTATCCCGGTACCGTCATTGCGCCTAGCTCGAAGCACAACCGTTTATACGAAATTACCCTCTCGGAGGATGCCAAGATAGACCTCCAGCTTTTCTTTGATCAACATCGCTGTGCGACACCGACAAAGCTGCATACCTCAAGCGCTCCGGTCACCTGCTTTTTCGACCCCAAAATAGCAGACAGCATGGGCAAGCGTAATGAATTACTGGATGCGACCCATCCCCTCATCCTCTGGATTCGCCACCGCTACGAAACTGCTGCCCAAAAACTCCATCCCGTTTCGGCCATTCGCATCCCCCAGCGCACCCTTGGTCTATCGCCTGGGCTATATGTCTATGCCGCCCACCGCTGGACATTCTCCGGCATCAAAACCGAGAGCCAGCTAGCTTACAAAGTAGCCCGATGCAGCGACGGCGAATTGCTGGCCGATCAGGTGTCAGAATCTGTGCTGACCATCCTGATGCAGCACGGCAAGCCCAAGGCAAATGCCCAGAACTTCATCGGAGACATGGGCCGTATCCTAGATCTACATCGTGCCTGTGAGGAAGCCTTGGAAGATGCCTTCGGTGAGGCCTTGGAGGAATTTGAAATCGATAACCAAACCCGTTGCGATGTCCAGGAACGCAGCGCCCGAGCCTTTGCTGAACGCAAACAACAGGAACTACAAGACCGTCTGCAGTGGTTTAGGGAAGCTGGCAAAACTCAGATTATTCCAGCCACAGAGGGACAACTCCGAAAGGTTACTCGCGAGTTAGAAGTAAAGCTGAAAACAATTCAGCAAAAGCGCGAGGGCATTACCTGTGAGCAGGTTCATTTGGCGTCAGGGGTGATATTCATTGAGGCATAAAATTGCAGCAGGTACGGCGAAGAACATCACAGCCGTAGGGGAACAGGCTCTTAGGCCTGCGGCCATGGGATTTGATAGCAATCGGATTGTGCTGATGATGCCAGAGTCCAGTGAGCATGGCCCAGCAGAAGCTCAAGGAAAGGAGGGCAACGAGCGGCCTAGGCTACTAAAGTAGAACACTTCTTGAAATGCTTGCCATACAAGATTCTAGATGATGAGAAATCAAGGATCATACGGTTAGAGACCAGTGCCCTCCCTCTGCCTTTGAAAAAGACTACCCTTTCTCAACCCAAATTGACCTAGCGTAAAACCTGACTGCCTGACAGAAGTGGGCAAAAGGCTTGAAATCTCGTGATGTGAAGGGGAAACGGTGAGGTGACATGAGACGCTGGAATTTGCGTATCTCAGGGTCTTGGTCATGTCATCCACCACCTGTCTCTATGATCAAGTGCTGTCCTTGCTGCGTCAATATAGCCATCGCCGGGATCTCCGGCACCTCAAGGCCCTGGCCTGGATGGTGACGGCCTTGGTGTGCAGCAGCAAACTGAGTTTGCCGGAATGGGAGTCCTATGTGCCGAGTCGCGCTCGACAGGCGCAAAGTCCGGAACGACGGTGGCAGCGGTTTATGGGCAATCGTCGGGTGCGGATCAAAAGTCTGTACGTGCCGTTGGTGCTGGCCGCCATTCATCGGTGGAAAGGACGGCGACTCTACCTAGCGCTGGATACGACGGTGCTGTGGAATCGGTATTGCATGATTCACCTGTCGGTGACCTGTTGCGGACGAGCGGTGCCCCTGCTGTGGCGGGTGTTGGAACATCCCAGTGCCACGGTCAGCACAGCACGGTATTTGCCGATGCTGCGGTTGGCCCATCGGCTGTTGCAGGATTATCCCGATGTGATGGTGTTAGCCGACCGAGGGTTTGCCAACCATGACCTCCTGGAGTGGCTCAGCGACAGTCGATGGCACTACGCGTTACGCCTGCCCAGTGACGTGGTGGTGCATGGCCCTCGCCGTCATCCCGTCGAAGTCGGCCCTCTTTGGCCTGCCAAGGGCGAAGCTCGGTTCTATGAGGGCATTGGCCTGTGGGTGGATGGACGCTGGCGCGGCAACCTCGTTCTGGCCAACGTCAAAGGGGTCAAGGAACCTTGGGCCGTCATCACCGATGAACCACCGTCCCTCAATACCCTCTGGCAGTACGCCCTGCGGTTTCGGGTGGAGGAACTTTTCTTGGATTCAAAATCCGGGGTCTTTGAGCTAGAAGCCTCCGGTATCCGCTCCGCCCTTGCCCTTGAACGGCTTTACCTGGTGGCGGCTGTTGCCATCCTCTATGGCACCACTCAGGGCATGGCCGTTCAGAACGACGGCTGCCGCTCTCAGGTTGACCCACACTGGACACGAGGCGTCAGCTATCTCAAAATCGGCCTCCGCTGGCTCAGAGGCGTGGTCAACAAAGGGCGTCCGCTGCTCCAACCCATCCCCCTATTCACCGTTGACCCTGCCCCCTGTTTTGCGTCTAAAAAAGCGGAGGCCCGGTATTATGACCAAATCTGGTTCTCTAGAATCCAGTCCGTGCGGTGTCAGCTACCTCCTTGGGAGGCCGCCTAAAGATGTGTCAGGCAGTCAGGCGTAAAACTCGCCCTCCCCAGGCGCTAGCCGGAAGCCCCCCAGCAATAGCCCTAACCACACCTGCACTAAGGGCCAGCCCAACTGGGCTTGGATCTGCCGTACCTCAATCGCCTCTGGGTGGGCCTCAAACCACTTGCGGATCTGTTCAACCCAAACTCCCACAGCTTCATCGTGGGCCATGGCCATCGCCTGCTGCTTGGCCTCCATCGCATCCACCATCGCCAGCAGAGTCGCTTGATCCACCGTAGCCACCACCGAGCTGTCATCGTCAACCAGCTCAGCTTTGGGGCGCTGTCGGGTGGGTGAGGCCACAAGACTTTCCGTATCGAGTTGCTGACTGGAACGCACCAATCCCCGGAGCCAGTCTTGGGCCAGGGTCGGATCTTCCGGGTCATAGACCGCTTGCCATTGCTCAAACAGCACTTCGGCCTTGGCCTGGTGCAGGGTCGCCAGTCGGTCAATCACCGCCCCACCCACCGCCAGTTGCTCATGCAGATCCAGACGCTCCAAGACAGGTTCAATAGCCTGCCACAGCCGATCCAGGTCAGTGGTCTCAGGCGCAACCCAGGCCGCATTCAGGTCTGCCTCTAGGGCCGAAAGCGTCATGGCGTGATCACCAGTTCAGGGACAGCGTCTGAGTTAGGAGCTTTCAACGGACAGCCCTGAATCGGGCATTCGGTGGGCTCTAGACGAATCTCCGCCTCAAACTGCTGAATCTGGGGATAACGCTCGTGAATGTGGTCGAGCACCTGCACCAGGTATTGCTTTAGCCGCCGTCCCGTCAAGCCCGCACAGTGAATGGGGCGCACCGCCAGCAAGTGTTGGTCGCCCTGCCACACCGAGGCCGCCACCGCATGGATAGGACTATCCGCCCGTTTGGCTCGGTATAGATAGAGATAAGCCGCCGGAGGCAAGTCCACCTCAATCCCCAGTTCATCTACCTTGGCCTGATGCTGCTGGGCACGGTACTGCTCTCGCCGCTGCACATTCACCTGGCCCCGGTGACGGTAGTGGGAGCGACGACGGTGGCAGCGAGAAGCCACCCAACAATCATCCCACTCTGGGCCATGGCGGCGTTGGGCCTCCTCAATCGGAAGCTGGGCGCAGGCGACACAGGTTGGATCCTGACTGCCTGACACAAGTGGGTGAAAGGCTTGAAACCTCGTGGTGGGAGGGGAAAAGGTGAGGTGACATGAGACGCTGGAATTTGCGTATTTCAGGGTCTTTGCCATGTCATCCACCACCTGTCTCTATGATCAAGTGCTGTCCTTGCTGCGTCAATATAGCCATCGTCGGGATTTACGGCACCTCAAAGCGCTGGCGTGGATGGTGACGGCGCTGGTGTGCAGCGGTCGGTTGAGCCTGCCGGAGTGGGAAGCCTATGTTCCCAGTCGCGCCCGCCAGGCGCAAAGCACCGAACGACGATGGCAACGGTTTATGAGCAATCACCGGGTGCGGATTAAAAGTCTGTACGTGCCCTTGGCGTTAGCGGCGATTCATCGGTGGAAAGGACGGCGACTCTACCTAGCCCTCGATACGACGGTGCTGTGGAATCGGTATTGCATGATTCACCTGTCCGTGACCTGTTGTGGGCGGGCGGTGCCCCTGCTGTGGCGGGTGTTAGAGCATCCTAGTGCCACGGTCAGTGCCCAACGGTATTTGCCGATGCTGCGCTTAGCCCATCGACTGTTGCAGGCTTATCCCGATGTGATGCTGTTAGCCGACCGAGGGTTTGCCAACCATGACCTGCTGGCGTGGCTCAGCGACAGTCGATGGCACTATGCTTTACGCTTGCCCAGTGATGTGGTGGTGCATGGCCCCCGCCGTCAGCCGATTGAGGTAGGTGTTCTGTGGCCCCCCAAGGGCGAAGTTCGTTTCTATGAGGGCATTGGCCTGTGGGCCGATGGGCGCTGGCGCTGCAACCTGGTTCTGGCTAACGTCAAAGGCGTTAAGGAGCCCTGGGCGGTCATCACCGATGAGCCGCCGACCCTCAATACCCTGTGGCAATATGCCCTCAGGTTCCGAGTTGAGGAACTGTTCCTCGATTCAAAATCCGGGGCCTTTGCCCTCGAATCTTCCGGCATCCGCTCCGCCCAAGCCCTCGAACGTCTCTACCTCGTCGCGGCAGTCGCCATCCTCTATGGCACCACCCAGGGCATGGCCGCTCAACTCGACGGTCTCCGCTCTCAGGTTGACCCTCATTGGACACGGGGCATCAGCTATCTCAAAATCGG
Coding sequences within:
- a CDS encoding SNF2-related protein is translated as MNDWNPEIPGQAVRIRSNPGQRGLTTGRVQKAGTRLLVQVQFGPNERTYKPQNLLELCGEDDGIESLLRQKRFGGPDDLRRILTFEKVKGQLTNVFYSMEASKTDFYAHQFKPVLKFLNSPVGRLLIADEVGLGKTIEAMYIWKELQARADARRLLIVCPAMLRQKWQDDLRQRFNIFAEIVDAKDLLLRARTCLETQQAQPFACIASLEGLRPGRNWEDEAVTNPRSELARLLDSNPATDEFGIFDLAIFDEAHYLRNASTASNRIGRLIRDASRHLILLTATPVQVHSNNLYQLLRLISPEDFFNELIFEAMLEANSPVIRALRSLWTHPPQLEQAKAELATAVRSDYLASNRLLHTVRDVLADADTLTAEQRVDLGYKLEKLSLLGQYISRSRKRDVLPNRVKRAPQTLTVRFSPLEKEIYDHITDQIKQQTQGKRGVSVFRLIARQRQMASCMVAALEAWKADGLLDDLINESLWEDFGLSSDLDSDTHGQTSPSLPFPNLRQVNLADLEHQDAKYRELRKFLQRELAKNPTEKFVIFAYFRGTLQYLQRRLESDGITTSLIMGDMGDAKWDIVNHFRQDNGPAVLLSSEVGSEGIDLQHCRFLVNYDLPWNPMKVEQRIGRLDRLGQKAERISIVNFSLEDTVEERILERLYEHIQVFQESIGDLENILGAMTEKLLIELFDVNLTPQEKEQRATETVMALLKERTLRNELETEAINMMAFSDHILRSIIDSREQGRWLQPEEVHVFVEDCFSRYYPGTVIAPSSKHNRLYEITLSEDAKIDLQLFFDQHRCATPTKLHTSSAPVTCFFDPKIADSMGKRNELLDATHPLILWIRHRYETAAQKLHPVSAIRIPQRTLGLSPGLYVYAAHRWTFSGIKTESQLAYKVARCSDGELLADQVSESVLTILMQHGKPKANAQNFIGDMGRILDLHRACEEALEDAFGEALEEFEIDNQTRCDVQERSARAFAERKQQELQDRLQWFREAGKTQIIPATEGQLRKVTRELEVKLKTIQQKREGITCEQVHLASGVIFIEA
- a CDS encoding transposase — encoded protein: MSSTTCLYDQVLSLLRQYSHRRDLRHLKALAWMVTALVCSSKLSLPEWESYVPSRARQAQSPERRWQRFMGNRRVRIKSLYVPLVLAAIHRWKGRRLYLALDTTVLWNRYCMIHLSVTCCGRAVPLLWRVLEHPSATVSTARYLPMLRLAHRLLQDYPDVMVLADRGFANHDLLEWLSDSRWHYALRLPSDVVVHGPRRHPVEVGPLWPAKGEARFYEGIGLWVDGRWRGNLVLANVKGVKEPWAVITDEPPSLNTLWQYALRFRVEELFLDSKSGVFELEASGIRSALALERLYLVAAVAILYGTTQGMAVQNDGCRSQVDPHWTRGVSYLKIGLRWLRGVVNKGRPLLQPIPLFTVDPAPCFASKKAEARYYDQIWFSRIQSVRCQLPPWEAA
- a CDS encoding transposase codes for the protein MSSTTCLYDQVLSLLRQYSHRRDLRHLKALAWMVTALVCSGRLSLPEWEAYVPSRARQAQSTERRWQRFMSNHRVRIKSLYVPLALAAIHRWKGRRLYLALDTTVLWNRYCMIHLSVTCCGRAVPLLWRVLEHPSATVSAQRYLPMLRLAHRLLQAYPDVMLLADRGFANHDLLAWLSDSRWHYALRLPSDVVVHGPRRQPIEVGVLWPPKGEVRFYEGIGLWADGRWRCNLVLANVKGVKEPWAVITDEPPTLNTLWQYALRFRVEELFLDSKSGAFALESSGIRSAQALERLYLVAAVAILYGTTQGMAAQLDGLRSQVDPHWTRGISYLKIGLRWLRGVVNKGRPLLNPIPLLTVDPDPCFASKKAEARYYDRI